Proteins from a genomic interval of Kribbella aluminosa:
- a CDS encoding sugar transferase yields MSARVGPGRRLLDVLMGGLLLVVAAPLLAIVAVLVLVTSSRPVLFRQARVGENGRTFTLYKFRTMRTVASGPQVTAAADARITRLGGFLRRTAIDELPQLWHVVRGQMTLVGPRPESAILAARYPDACRPVLLARPGLTGPAQLRYRERSAVPPAAWTDVERWYLDVLVPLRVAADREYLDRPTIRHTLYYVLVTGLFVVGLADLQQPVRLPLPRTAPVSPEAGHSGR; encoded by the coding sequence ATGTCAGCACGGGTCGGTCCGGGCAGGCGGCTACTGGACGTACTGATGGGCGGGCTGCTGCTGGTGGTGGCGGCTCCGCTCCTGGCGATCGTCGCCGTACTGGTGCTTGTCACCAGCAGCCGGCCGGTGCTGTTCCGCCAGGCGCGGGTGGGTGAGAACGGGCGGACGTTCACCTTGTACAAGTTCCGCACTATGCGGACAGTTGCCTCGGGCCCCCAAGTGACGGCAGCCGCGGATGCCCGGATCACCCGCCTCGGAGGGTTCCTGCGGCGGACCGCGATCGACGAACTGCCGCAGCTGTGGCACGTGGTCCGCGGCCAGATGACGCTGGTCGGTCCGCGTCCGGAGAGCGCGATTCTGGCGGCGCGCTACCCGGACGCGTGCCGGCCGGTGCTGCTCGCGCGGCCCGGGCTGACCGGTCCGGCGCAGTTGCGCTACCGCGAGCGTTCCGCCGTACCGCCCGCTGCCTGGACGGACGTGGAGCGCTGGTACCTCGACGTACTCGTGCCGCTGCGGGTGGCCGCGGACCGGGAGTACCTGGACCGGCCGACGATCCGCCATACGTTGTACTACGTCCTGGTGACGGGGCTGTTCGTCGTCGGGCTGGCGGACCTGCAGCAGCCGGTCAGACTGCCTCTTCCACGTACGGCGCCGGTGTCACCAGAAGCGGGTCACAGCGGGCGTTGA
- a CDS encoding oligosaccharide flippase family protein → MIRSVLSNCSARLLAILGLTLATVLVARTGGPSAVGEYALLRMLPGLVGVLCVLGLPGALAYFLAVPRRDLPRLWPTLMAIGAAGAAAGTALWIAASPLLAKVFFPHEAPWLIAAAGATVASQLLLTLGKTALQGLEDRRGGDVVIAAEELAFLPCFVLPLVVGIHGIGAIILGLGLADLVVAVDAWRRVARRLGWRRFGLAGGDRGWWGRPDKDLTRSVASYGLRGQVGGLITLLNLRLDVAILGAIAGPAVLGGYAVASKYAELLRLPGTALTWVFYPRLAKLEQQRAAEIARRLIRPTLAGVAAAAIPVALLAGPVMRLLYGTSFESAVTPARVLVAGMVLAGGSGVASAYLYGRGSPGLNSIVLGAGLVVTVVLDVTLIPRHGAMGAAVASTAAYLATDVLLIGLLLRLSAPAARRRTAVAVGEGTP, encoded by the coding sequence ATGATCCGGTCGGTGCTGTCCAACTGCTCGGCGCGGCTGCTCGCAATACTCGGGCTGACCCTGGCCACCGTGCTGGTCGCCCGGACCGGCGGGCCGTCGGCGGTCGGCGAGTACGCGCTGCTGCGGATGCTTCCCGGCCTGGTCGGTGTGCTGTGCGTCCTCGGCCTGCCCGGAGCGCTGGCGTACTTCCTCGCCGTACCTCGACGGGACCTTCCCCGGCTCTGGCCGACGCTGATGGCGATCGGAGCCGCCGGTGCAGCCGCCGGTACGGCGCTCTGGATCGCCGCGTCGCCGCTGCTGGCGAAGGTCTTCTTCCCGCACGAGGCGCCCTGGCTGATCGCGGCCGCGGGGGCGACCGTGGCCAGCCAACTTCTGCTGACCTTGGGCAAGACCGCTCTGCAAGGGCTGGAGGACCGGCGCGGCGGTGACGTGGTGATCGCGGCCGAGGAGCTGGCGTTCCTGCCCTGCTTCGTGCTGCCGCTCGTCGTCGGCATCCACGGCATCGGCGCGATCATCCTCGGGCTCGGGCTCGCCGACCTGGTCGTCGCGGTCGACGCCTGGCGCCGGGTCGCCCGCCGGCTCGGCTGGCGGCGCTTCGGTCTGGCCGGCGGCGACCGCGGGTGGTGGGGCCGGCCGGACAAGGACCTGACCAGGAGCGTGGCGTCGTACGGACTGCGCGGTCAGGTGGGCGGCCTGATCACGCTGCTCAACCTCCGCCTCGATGTCGCGATCCTCGGTGCGATCGCCGGCCCGGCCGTCCTCGGCGGGTACGCGGTCGCCTCGAAGTACGCCGAACTGCTGCGGCTGCCCGGTACCGCGCTGACCTGGGTCTTCTACCCGCGACTGGCTAAACTCGAGCAGCAGCGTGCCGCCGAGATCGCGCGGCGGCTGATCCGGCCGACGCTGGCCGGTGTCGCGGCCGCCGCGATCCCGGTCGCGCTGCTCGCCGGACCGGTCATGCGGCTGCTGTACGGCACCTCGTTCGAATCGGCCGTGACGCCGGCCCGGGTACTGGTCGCGGGCATGGTGCTGGCCGGGGGCTCGGGCGTCGCGAGCGCGTACCTCTACGGTCGCGGCAGTCCGGGACTCAACTCGATCGTCCTCGGCGCCGGGCTCGTCGTCACGGTCGTGCTCGATGTCACGCTGATACCCCGCCACGGAGCAATGGGCGCAGCGGTGGCGTCCACCGCGGCGTACCTGGCCACCGATGTCTTGCTGATCGGCCTGCTGCTGCGGCTGAGCGCGCCGGCGGCACGCCGTCGTACAGCCGTAGCTGTCGGAGAGGGAACACCATGA
- a CDS encoding MBL fold metallo-hydrolase — MGEGTVTALGHAGLRVDGDGVRVLADPWLSPGGAFLGAWFPFPDNSHLLTAETLDVDVVVVSHEHLDHLDLDLIAGLPATVPVVVPRYPSTIMQRRLRAIGRTRIVVLDAWERYRLNDRDWLTVIPEQCPMSHDSAVLLKIGARSVLHTNDARISLAQARRAMTEAGGQLDVMGVQMSGASWHPVRYEYDEVERERISTIKRVGKFKAVTRLIRQVQPRLVMPYAGPPCFLDDDLFELNSGLQPGGIFPDQGEALAWLADRIPDQRGVCLLPGDRIRLDDLEVVRDPHWNGFALDAGPEQRRQYLKEYAARRRPAIDAAWAANPVSRPGLAHRFKAHLESLGTLSEYFLARIGMTLRFDVSGPYGGVWDAHIGPDRVVVDLDGGTGHADYTLTMDGRWLDGVVSGRTRWEELLLSLRFTARRQPDRYNDYLVGLLKHADRAALRAVERFEAARDPEETTTIVVGGKQLQVSRYCPHAGEDLAETGVVVNGVLRCLGHNFEFDLTDGTCLNARCDPLLVTPAPYVEEAV; from the coding sequence ATGGGTGAGGGAACGGTCACTGCGCTGGGGCATGCCGGATTGCGGGTCGACGGGGACGGGGTACGGGTTCTCGCGGACCCGTGGCTGTCGCCGGGCGGGGCGTTCCTGGGCGCCTGGTTCCCGTTTCCGGACAACTCGCACCTGCTGACGGCGGAGACGCTCGACGTCGACGTGGTCGTGGTGTCGCACGAGCATCTGGACCACCTGGACCTCGACCTGATCGCGGGCCTGCCCGCGACGGTGCCGGTCGTCGTACCGCGGTATCCGTCGACGATCATGCAGCGCCGGTTGCGCGCGATCGGGCGGACGCGGATCGTCGTCCTCGACGCCTGGGAGCGGTACCGGCTGAACGACCGCGACTGGCTGACCGTGATCCCCGAGCAGTGCCCGATGAGCCACGATTCCGCCGTACTGCTGAAGATCGGCGCGCGGAGCGTCCTGCACACCAACGACGCCCGGATCTCGCTCGCCCAGGCGCGGCGGGCGATGACCGAGGCCGGCGGGCAGCTGGACGTGATGGGCGTGCAGATGTCCGGGGCGAGCTGGCACCCGGTGCGGTACGAGTACGACGAGGTCGAGCGGGAGCGGATCTCGACGATCAAGCGGGTCGGCAAGTTCAAGGCCGTCACCCGGCTGATCCGGCAGGTGCAGCCGCGGCTGGTGATGCCGTACGCCGGTCCGCCGTGCTTCCTCGACGACGACCTGTTCGAGCTGAACAGCGGCCTGCAACCGGGCGGGATCTTCCCGGACCAGGGCGAGGCGCTGGCCTGGCTCGCGGACCGGATCCCCGACCAGCGCGGCGTCTGCCTGCTGCCGGGCGACCGGATCCGGCTCGACGACCTCGAGGTCGTCCGGGACCCGCACTGGAACGGCTTCGCCCTGGACGCCGGACCGGAGCAGCGCAGGCAGTACCTGAAGGAGTACGCCGCCCGCCGCCGGCCGGCCATCGACGCCGCCTGGGCCGCGAACCCCGTGTCGCGGCCCGGGTTGGCCCATCGCTTCAAGGCGCACCTGGAGTCGCTCGGCACCCTCTCGGAGTACTTCCTGGCCCGGATCGGCATGACGCTGCGCTTCGACGTCTCCGGTCCGTACGGCGGTGTCTGGGACGCGCACATCGGACCGGACCGCGTCGTCGTCGACCTCGACGGCGGGACCGGGCACGCCGACTACACGCTCACGATGGACGGCCGCTGGCTCGACGGCGTGGTCTCCGGCCGGACCCGCTGGGAGGAGCTCCTGCTCTCCCTGCGCTTCACCGCCCGCCGGCAGCCCGACCGGTACAACGACTACCTGGTCGGCCTGCTCAAGCACGCGGACCGGGCCGCGCTCAGGGCCGTCGAGCGTTTCGAGGCCGCCCGCGATCCGGAGGAGACCACCACGATCGTTGTCGGTGGCAAGCAGTTGCAGGTGAGCAGGTACTGCCCGCACGCCGGCGAGGATCTGGCCGAGACCGGCGTGGTCGTGAACGGCGTACTGCGGTGCCTCGGCCACAACTTCGAGTTCGACCTGACCGACGGCACCTGCCTCAACGCCCGCTGTGACCCGCTTCTGGTGACACCGGCGCCGTACGTGGAAGAGGCAGTCTGA